In Candidatus Nitronauta litoralis, one DNA window encodes the following:
- a CDS encoding thioredoxin domain-containing protein, with the protein MRTLFTLLIMLTLFIPQAGIAADGSLKGKYKVIGDLAKLKGLKQVEMEEYFNYSCGHCYKFLDTSEKLHKQFKGKVFHKKVPVYWGNQTPYPAMAYYIADQHGIEKKFTRELFDTNFLMEINIFQPRVIKLLSRDHGIEKEFTSGMQSPAIKQQVEQGMAKAKQYEINETPTVIINGVLKVTPSISGGSVDLMTENLAVILEDILKQ; encoded by the coding sequence ATGAGAACCCTCTTCACCCTGCTCATCATGTTGACTTTATTCATTCCCCAGGCCGGAATAGCGGCAGACGGTTCCCTCAAGGGAAAGTACAAAGTGATCGGGGACCTTGCCAAGCTCAAGGGCTTGAAACAGGTGGAAATGGAAGAGTATTTCAATTATTCCTGTGGGCATTGTTACAAATTTCTGGACACCTCGGAAAAACTTCACAAGCAGTTCAAGGGAAAAGTATTCCACAAGAAGGTTCCAGTTTACTGGGGAAACCAGACCCCCTACCCCGCTATGGCTTACTACATAGCTGACCAACACGGTATTGAAAAGAAATTCACTCGGGAGTTGTTCGACACGAACTTCCTGATGGAAATCAATATATTCCAACCGCGCGTTATCAAATTATTATCGCGGGACCACGGAATTGAAAAAGAATTCACCAGCGGCATGCAGTCGCCTGCAATCAAGCAACAAGTGGAACAAGGCATGGCCAAGGCCAAGCAATATGAAATTAATGAAACACCCACCGTTATCATCAATGGAGTTCTCAAGGTCACACCCAGTATTTCTGGAGGGTCTGTTGACCTGATGACGGAGAACCTTGCGGTGATTCTTGAAGACATTCTGAAGCAGTGA
- a CDS encoding S41 family peptidase, producing the protein MTLSPPQKSNPPRRRFPILQLGLAFALVVATVFTPLKLERAGFTSVQAQASFFNKELEIFEEVLDLVADKYVYPPDYRKLFGSVIDAMLSMPPEGALEITEHGDGKTIVSGSSKLMFHLNYSYDDNLRSARKVFRFLLKHHTDSIKEDQLETIAIHGIMSSLDNYSLYLNPEEFENSMRDTEGQYGGLGMVITLEDLKLTVVKTMKGSPAEEAGLLKGDIITHVDGEEIKGMQIHELAARLRGLPDTQVKIRTLRPKTGEKSRFTMTRRVIHIESVEFKWLKDDTAYIKISSFSKRTNEQLEAALEKATEKGMRALVLDLRSNPGGLLNQSVLVASHFLEEGRLIVYTRGRHVRDSQEYDAMFSESLSKLPVAVLINGHSASASEIVAGSLRDSGKAILIGENSYGKGSVQTIFRMSDGSGLRLTTSKYFTPSGIDITEQGITPEIRIEKDLPPDPEEKRSTEKTKTKRKLRGLDPLTVKESEIRQYLKSKGISPDQEIDSQVHLARIVLKNSKPTRSHTLAKARKLVQDMHF; encoded by the coding sequence GTGACCTTATCCCCGCCCCAAAAGAGTAATCCGCCCCGGCGACGGTTTCCAATCCTGCAATTAGGGCTAGCTTTTGCCCTGGTTGTCGCCACCGTTTTCACCCCGTTAAAGCTGGAGCGAGCCGGATTTACCTCTGTTCAAGCTCAAGCCAGTTTCTTTAACAAAGAACTGGAAATATTTGAAGAGGTATTGGACCTGGTGGCGGATAAATATGTTTACCCGCCGGATTACCGCAAGCTATTTGGTTCTGTCATCGATGCCATGCTGAGTATGCCACCGGAAGGGGCACTTGAAATTACAGAGCATGGGGATGGGAAAACCATTGTGTCCGGCAGTAGTAAACTTATGTTCCACCTCAACTACAGTTACGATGACAATCTGAGAAGCGCCCGTAAAGTGTTTCGCTTCCTCCTTAAACATCATACTGATTCAATAAAAGAGGATCAGCTTGAGACCATCGCCATTCATGGAATAATGAGTTCCCTTGATAACTACTCGCTTTATCTGAACCCTGAGGAATTTGAAAACAGCATGCGAGACACAGAGGGGCAATATGGTGGCCTCGGAATGGTTATCACCCTGGAAGACCTGAAACTCACCGTTGTCAAAACGATGAAAGGTTCACCGGCAGAAGAGGCCGGGTTACTGAAGGGAGACATCATCACGCATGTCGATGGTGAAGAAATCAAGGGTATGCAGATTCACGAACTGGCCGCCCGGTTGAGAGGGTTGCCGGACACACAGGTAAAAATCCGTACCCTGAGACCAAAAACAGGAGAGAAAAGCCGCTTCACCATGACCCGGAGGGTCATTCACATTGAGTCCGTCGAATTCAAATGGTTAAAAGACGATACGGCATACATCAAGATCTCCAGTTTTTCCAAACGGACCAATGAACAACTGGAAGCGGCCCTCGAAAAGGCAACTGAAAAAGGCATGCGGGCGCTGGTCCTCGACCTTCGTAGCAATCCAGGCGGGTTGTTGAATCAATCTGTTCTCGTGGCCAGTCATTTTCTTGAAGAAGGGCGGCTCATTGTTTACACCCGAGGACGACATGTGCGCGACTCTCAGGAATACGATGCGATGTTTTCCGAGAGCCTGAGCAAACTACCGGTGGCTGTATTGATCAACGGGCATAGCGCCAGCGCCTCGGAAATTGTGGCGGGCTCTCTTCGTGATTCCGGGAAAGCGATCCTGATTGGAGAAAACTCTTATGGGAAAGGATCGGTACAGACCATCTTCAGAATGAGCGACGGCTCAGGATTGCGTCTGACCACCTCCAAGTACTTCACTCCCTCGGGAATCGACATTACAGAACAAGGGATTACACCTGAAATTCGTATTGAAAAAGATCTCCCCCCCGACCCTGAGGAAAAGCGTTCCACAGAAAAAACGAAGACCAAACGTAAACTCAGAGGGCTGGACCCCTTAACTGTAAAGGAATCGGAAATCCGCCAATATCTTAAATCAAAAGGCATTTCACCTGACCAGGAAATCGACTCGCAGGTTCACCTGGCCCGCATCGTTTTAAAAAATTCCAAACCGACGCGAAGCCATACGCTTGCCAAAGCGAGGAAACTGGTTCAGGATATGCACTTTTAA